The nucleotide window GGCAGCTATTCCTTTTGAGTGCCTTTCGAGGGTGGATGTGGTTAACCCCGAGATGCTCAAACAGCTTAAAGAAACAGGTTGTTTCAGGGTATGGTACGGTGCGGAGTCAGGTTCGCAAAAAATCCTCGATAAAATGAACAAGTCTTTTACCATAGAAGACATAAAAAAAGCTTCTTGTCTTACCCGCAGTGCAGGCATCGAAGTGGGCTTCTTTATTATGGTAGCGTATCCGGGAGAGACTATAGCTGATATTGAACTAACCAGGAACCTCATAAAGCAGGTTAAACCCGACCTGTGCGGTTCTGCGGTCGCATTCCCTATGAAAAAAACCAAGTTTTACGATGAAGTTGAACATCATCTTCTGCCTAACTGGCACTACCCCAGATTAGAGAACAACAATAAGCTTACTTTTAAGGCCGGGTATCCGGGAATATTTTTTAACCTGTCACGGCGCTTAATAGCAAAAGAATGCACGGTATTTGACAAACCCGGGACAGCGTTAAAAGATAAATTAAAGTATGAAATATATAAATCTGCATATGGGATCATGAAATATGTGTTGTCTTGATGATTTAAAATCAGAGTGGAATACTCAGGCAGAAGGGTATGATACCGGTTTTCGCAGCAGAGCTATTGCCCGGTATATTCATAAAAGAACGATGGTATCCTTGAAAGAAGCCTTTAAACCAGGGATGCACCTGCTTGAAATCGGCTGCGGTACCGGTGAAGAAGCGATAGCTCTTGCAAAAATTGGAGTGAGGATAACTGCTATCGATATTTCTTCAAGCATGATCGAGTGTTCAAAACAAAAGGCGAAAAACGAAAATGTGCAGGATTTGATCGATTTTAAGGTTCTACCTGCCGAGCAAATTAACCTTTTGGAACACGGACTATTTGACGGGGCTTACTCGCTTTTAGGCCCTGTAAACTGCATAAATAACATTCAAGTGTTTGCAGATTCCCTGACTTCAATGCTTAAACCGCAAAGCAGCGTTGTTTTTTCTGTTATAAACAAGTATAACTTGTGGGAATTGTTCTATTACAGCTTGAAAATGGATTTTCCTACTGCATTTAGAAGGCTGGGGCATTCCCCTGTTAAAGTAAAACTTACTCCTGGTTCTTGTGATATACATTTATGGTATTATACACCCGGTTCATTTTATAGTTTTTTTAAAAATAATTTTAATACTAAAGAGATAGCAGCTCTTCCGCTTATTATGCCTTCACGGTTTATGGAACGCTGCTGTAAAACAATAAAAATAGAAGGTATTTTAGAGTTTATTGAAAAAGTATTTTCAGGAATTTATCCTCTTAATTGTTTAGGGGATCATTTCCTGATAACAATGAACAAAAGGGGCTAGCATGAAACGATTTATTGCAGGTTTTATTTTTTTCACGTTTTTGGCTTCACCAGCCTTTACGATGTACAGCGATTTTTCGCAGGAGCCGTTCTTGAACCTCCTGCAAACCAAGCCCCTCGAAGACAGGGAGCTGCGGTTTTTCCTTCAGCATCATTATGATAGTGGGAATATCGCTTCAGCGAATATAAGGTTCGGTTACGGTTTCACCAAAAATATAAATATGTATTTGTCTGTTTTAACCCATTCTCAGGTAATTTCAGATGGCACCAATTCTGAAAGCATAGATATAAAAGAATATGAATATTTGTTTTTAACTCCTGTATTAAAAGATAAAAGTAATAATTCTTTAACAAAAGCTTCTTTTATTGGAGGTATAAGCACATTGAGAGCTGACCAAAGCTCCAGCATCAAGTCAACAGGCTATAATAACCAGTACATTCTGCTTGGCTTGTTATATGATCTGTATTCTAAAGACCCGCTTATATTTGAAATAGCGCCGATCTTTGTTACTGATACGAAGGATAACAAAAGCGTATTTGAGGCTTCTTTCGGCTTAAAATATATGATAGGCAAAAGAACAGCGCTTTTTGCCGAATTGCCGATCCTTGTTTCCAATCCTAACAATTGGAAGAATCCGTATTCGCTGGGTTTGCAATATAAGCTTGGCCCGCATATTATTTCACTTTTCGTGACTAATACCTACGGTTTTACAACATCCTATGTCTTGCAGGGAATTGATACAACGTATTACGGTTTCAGGTTTTCTCTGTAGGACTAATTGTTTTTATTTTGAGGGCAAAATACAGGTTGGTAAGAGAGATCACAGCGCCCAAGAGGAATATATATTCGTAGCCTACGGTTTTCCATATTAACCCGCCAAGAAGAGCAATACTTATAGAAAAAATATGATCTATGGATACTCCCGCTGTAAGAGTTGAGGTGAGCTCCTGCGGGTCGAGAGCTATTTTTTGTAAATAAGTGGCACGCGCCATACCAACCGACATAAGCAACTGGTCTGTAATAAAGCATGCACTGGCTATCAAAAGTGCGGTGTTTATAGAGAAGAACTTCTTTGCAAAACCGTATCCCATACAGACAAAAATAAGCACTACGGCTTCGCCGGCCAGGATAGTTTTTTCGCCGTATTTATCTATGGCTCGGCCCAGGATCGGTTTAAATACTATGCCTATAACACCGCCGATGGTAAGGAGTTTCGCTATGGACTGGGTCGGCTGTAAAAAGACGGTGACTAGTATCCACGGGGCAAAAGTCAAAAATATCTGTTTTCTTGTCCCATAGAGGACAGAAAGTATATAAAATAGTTTGTACTCTTTCCTGAACTTAAACCTCGTTCCGGCAGGTACAGGTTTGTTCTTTCTCATGCCGTAAATAAGGAGTGCTCCGATAAAAAAACAAAATGCCGAGATACCAAAAGTGGCGGAAAAACTCAAATGCAGGTACTTAAAACCTAAAAACACCATAAAACTGCCGGCTATAGCGGCAAAATTGCCTGCCCCCTGAAGCTGTCCAAGCCTTTTTCCGGTCTTACCTTCCTGGGCCAGCTCCATACCTATATCGGATGTAAGCGGCAGGAAAAGATGCTGGCCGAGGCTGTACACAAAAAGCCAGAGGAGCATGCTTGAATAACCGAAAGAGAAAAAGCCTATCATAAAAACCCCTAGGGCAGCTATCATCTGGGACATAGCCGCAAGGGTCCTGTTGCACATAAAGAAGAACAGGGCGGAAACAAAAATGACCGAAAGACCGGGGATTTCCCTTGGGAATTCAAGGAATGTCCTCTGGAAATTTGTTATGTTAAAGCGCTCGTTTAAAAAATTATTAAATGTCGAGTCAATAATGCTCTGGGCAAAGCCCAGGCAGGCTGTCGCCAGGATAAATAAGAGAAAATCCCTTGAAATTGATTTGTTCAATATCTTCATACAGGGATAAATTGTATATTATTTAACCTTTCAAATCAATTTCATATTTTTATTAATTGTGTTTAAAAGCCATTACCGATGCGGGACCGGTAAGGGCTCACCGCAGACAGGCATTGCGGGAGTGGATGTCGGGCAAATCAACGTATATCGTTATTTTAGAGATATATTGTTAAATATATTTAAAAGTTGTAAAATAAGTAGGAATAAGGAAAAAGCCCGATACTCTTTGTAGGGCATGGTTCGCAGTTTGCATTATAGAAAAAGGGGAAAAATGAAAAAAATATTAGTGTTTGCAGTATTAGTAATCGTTCTTGCCGTTCCTTACTTAAAAGCACAGGATGCCAGCCTTGATGCAGATCAAAGGCAGAGGTTCCTTGAATCTGACAGTGTTTTTTTTAAGTTATTTCAGCAACATGAATTGAAAAACGACCCGCCAAACATAATATTTTCCAGCGTTCCTTCGATCCTTGTGTATATAGACGGTGACCCTGTATTTTGCCCCATTAAAGGTACGTCTTTGTCAAGAGTTGTTAACACTCAGGTATTTCTTTTAAAGGCCAAGACAGGGAAATATTATCTTCATGTTTTAGACGGATATATGGAAGCGCGGGATTTAAATAGTACTTGGGGCCTTGCAACCAAGCCGCCTCTTGATGAAGCAAAAACACAAAAAATCGCGGACACTATCACGTCCTTAGACCTTCTTGAAGCAGAACCTGACCCCGACCCGGACGCAAACCCGCAAAAGAGGCCCTCTCTTAATAAAATGCAGGCGCCGCATATTTATGTTTCTACCACACCGGCTGAACTTATAGTCAGTGACGGTGAGCCGGATTACTTGCCCATAGACGGTACAAAACTTATGTATCTATCAAATACCGATGCAAATGTTTTTAAAGACCTTGACGGCCAAATGACTTACATTTTGCTTTCAGGCAGATGGTTCCGGGCAGGTTCTGAAAAAGGGCCGTGGGCATATATAAAAGGCTACGACCTGCCTCAGGATTTCGCAAAAATTCCGGATAAAAACCGGAAAGAAAATGTAAAAGCATCAGTTCGCGGGACAAAACAGGCACATGAAG belongs to Candidatus Liberimonas magnetica and includes:
- a CDS encoding methyltransferase domain-containing protein — its product is MCCLDDLKSEWNTQAEGYDTGFRSRAIARYIHKRTMVSLKEAFKPGMHLLEIGCGTGEEAIALAKIGVRITAIDISSSMIECSKQKAKNENVQDLIDFKVLPAEQINLLEHGLFDGAYSLLGPVNCINNIQVFADSLTSMLKPQSSVVFSVINKYNLWELFYYSLKMDFPTAFRRLGHSPVKVKLTPGSCDIHLWYYTPGSFYSFFKNNFNTKEIAALPLIMPSRFMERCCKTIKIEGILEFIEKVFSGIYPLNCLGDHFLITMNKRG
- a CDS encoding DUF5777 family beta-barrel protein, with translation MKRFIAGFIFFTFLASPAFTMYSDFSQEPFLNLLQTKPLEDRELRFFLQHHYDSGNIASANIRFGYGFTKNINMYLSVLTHSQVISDGTNSESIDIKEYEYLFLTPVLKDKSNNSLTKASFIGGISTLRADQSSSIKSTGYNNQYILLGLLYDLYSKDPLIFEIAPIFVTDTKDNKSVFEASFGLKYMIGKRTALFAELPILVSNPNNWKNPYSLGLQYKLGPHIISLFVTNTYGFTTSYVLQGIDTTYYGFRFSL
- a CDS encoding MFS transporter, encoding MNKSISRDFLLFILATACLGFAQSIIDSTFNNFLNERFNITNFQRTFLEFPREIPGLSVIFVSALFFFMCNRTLAAMSQMIAALGVFMIGFFSFGYSSMLLWLFVYSLGQHLFLPLTSDIGMELAQEGKTGKRLGQLQGAGNFAAIAGSFMVFLGFKYLHLSFSATFGISAFCFFIGALLIYGMRKNKPVPAGTRFKFRKEYKLFYILSVLYGTRKQIFLTFAPWILVTVFLQPTQSIAKLLTIGGVIGIVFKPILGRAIDKYGEKTILAGEAVVLIFVCMGYGFAKKFFSINTALLIASACFITDQLLMSVGMARATYLQKIALDPQELTSTLTAGVSIDHIFSISIALLGGLIWKTVGYEYIFLLGAVISLTNLYFALKIKTISPTEKT